From Caldicellulosiruptor hydrothermalis 108, a single genomic window includes:
- a CDS encoding acyl-CoA dehydratase activase-related protein, whose product MKIAIPHSLLYYYYFPLWDTFFKELGFEVVDTGPTTKDILDKGSKAAVADICAPIKIFTGHVIEGLKVADYVFVPRFARIKKPEYFCPKFMGLPDIIEGTVEESKGRVISPIINEKNNENISSPKIYEMLTEMFGFSHREIRLAIKRAEEVFERFKALLHSGLSCDKALESYKTGRWEKDLEKVKKDGDVTIAVLGYVYDVYDSFISMDVIKKLEALDVNIKTFEMVPQKVAYDNLKHYRKRLFWTFSNRVLGAGLHYLKDPEVDGIIHVTAFGCGPDAIVGRFLQYESDVAGKPFTTLRVDEHTGEGHMVTRIEAFVDMLKRKKWAKLSEVL is encoded by the coding sequence ATGAAAATTGCTATTCCGCATTCGCTTTTGTATTATTACTATTTTCCTTTATGGGATACATTTTTCAAAGAGCTCGGGTTTGAGGTTGTGGACACAGGACCAACAACCAAGGATATTCTTGATAAAGGTTCAAAGGCGGCTGTTGCTGACATTTGTGCGCCTATCAAAATATTTACAGGACATGTTATTGAGGGGCTGAAGGTAGCTGATTATGTCTTTGTTCCAAGGTTTGCGAGGATAAAAAAGCCGGAATATTTTTGTCCAAAGTTTATGGGGCTTCCAGACATAATTGAGGGAACGGTAGAAGAAAGTAAAGGAAGAGTTATCTCACCCATAATAAATGAAAAAAACAACGAGAATATAAGCTCGCCAAAGATTTATGAAATGTTGACAGAGATGTTTGGGTTTTCTCACAGGGAGATACGACTTGCGATAAAAAGAGCAGAAGAGGTTTTTGAAAGGTTTAAAGCTCTTTTGCACAGTGGACTTTCTTGCGACAAAGCACTTGAAAGTTATAAAACAGGTAGATGGGAAAAAGATTTAGAAAAAGTAAAAAAAGATGGCGATGTAACAATTGCTGTTTTAGGATATGTGTATGATGTGTATGATTCTTTCATAAGCATGGATGTTATAAAAAAGCTTGAAGCTTTAGATGTAAATATAAAAACGTTTGAGATGGTACCCCAAAAGGTTGCATATGACAATTTAAAACATTACAGGAAAAGGCTTTTCTGGACTTTTTCAAACAGGGTACTTGGTGCAGGTCTTCATTATCTAAAAGACCCAGAGGTGGATGGTATAATCCATGTGACAGCTTTCGGATGTGGCCCTGATGCAATTGTTGGAAGGTTTTTGCAGTACGAGAGTGATGTTGCAGGAAAGCCGTTTACTACTTTAAGGGTGGATGAGCACACAGGCGAAGGGCATATGGTCACAAGGATAGAAGCCTTTGTTGACATGCTCAAGCGAAAAAAGTGGGCAAAATTGTCGGAGGTATTATAA